GCATAGCTGCCGAGTGTCTCCACTCCACCCGGGATGACGATGTGCTGCAGGTTCTGACACCATTCGAAGGTGCGGTCCTGGATCGCGGTGATGCCTTCGGACAGGTGTACGGTTTCGAGACTCCAACAATCTTGGAAGGTGGCGTACCCGAGGGTCGTCACGGTGTCCGGCAGATACACGGTAGTCAGGAGGAAGCACTTGCTGAAGGCATAGGCGCCCACTGTCTGGACTCCTTCGGGAAGCTCTATACTGGTCAGGCCCTCGCATAACTGGAAGGCCCCGTATAGAACGCCCTGCAGTCCTCCGGGGAAAGCTATTGAAGTTAGCTTGTGGCTTGTGACGAATGAATCCGAGCCAATGTAGAGTACTCCGGGAGGTACGTTGTAGTGTCCTGGTCTGCCGGGCGGGTAGCGTACTAGTGTAGTGGCATCCTTGCTGAACAACACTCCGTCCACGCTCGTGTAGGTGTTGTTCGCCGGGTCTGTCTGGATGGACAACAGGCTTGAGCAGTTTGTGAAGGCTGATGGCTCAAGGCTGCTGATACTTGAAGGCAGACTGATGGCGACCAGTGAACTGCAGTCCCGGAAACACCCCGTGAGGATCTCTGTAACGCTCGAAGGGATCGTGATACTAGCCAGGCTGTCGCAGCTGTCGAAGGCGAATTCACCGAGGTAGGACACCGATCCCGGGATGGTGATGCCGGTCAGGTGGGTACAGGAGCTGAAGCTGTGGTCGCTTATGGTCGTAACTCCTGCTGGCACCGTAAAGTTCCCCAGGCTAGCCAAGCCACCGGGAGCGACGACGAGCTTCTTCATGTCTGCCGTGTAGATGACTCCGTCGACACTCGTATAGCTGGTGTTGCCGGGTTCAAGAACGATGGATTGTAAGTTGGGACACCCGGCGAAGGCGGCAGTGGCCAGGGAAGACAGACCGCTCGGCAGTGTTAAGGTCTCCAATAGGGTGCATCCACGGAATGACTCCAAACCGATAGAGGCAAGGCTGTCCGGCAGAGTAATGCTGGTGAGGCTGGAGCAGTGTTGGAAGGCCTGGTTCTCGATCACGTCCAGCCCGGCAGGTAGTGATACGCTCGACAGGCTGGAGCATCCCCGGAAGAGTGATTCGGGGATGGTCGTTATGCCGGATGGGATGGCTATAGAGCTGAGGCTGGTACATCCTGAGAATGCGCTCGTACCCAAGGATGTCAGATTCTGCGGCAGTATCACGTTATCCAGCAGCGTGCAGTTCGAGAAGGCTCCCAGACCGATGGTCTCTACGGTGGAGGGCAGTTCTACACCCGTGAGGGCCGGGCAGTTGGAGAAAGCGGTGATGCCTATCGTGGTCACGCCCTCGGGGATGATTACCGAAGTGAGCTGTGTACATCTGTCGAAGGCCTGATAGCCGATGGTCGTGACAGGGAGCCCCTCGATGTCCGCCGGGATGGTCACCGGACCTGACACATTACGCTCGCACAAGGTGATGGTCACCGAGGTATCATCGACAAGCTCGTAGGTAAGCGGCCCAATGGTGCCAGCGCGTATGCAAGCAGGAGCCATGGCCAAGATAGCCACCCATGCGCAAAGCAGGAAGGTCGCGGCAGAACGTAAGGAGTGTGAAGCGGGATGAGTCATGGAGCCAGTATCTTGAACGTGCCATGAACCGTTGTTGGTGTCCTACGAGCGAGACTACTTCCATATGCGATCTACGACACGCGGATATTCATAGGGAGGCTTCCTCCGGGTGTCGATGAGATAAGGTACGAGGGGCTGGTGACAATATCGCTCGAGGCAGTCTGTATTTTTGGGTAACATGCTGACCATACAGGATGCCGAAATATGCGTATCTACTCATGGGCTTCTCGATACGCTCGCTGGTTGTAAAGTAGCTGCCGGGCACAATCCTGACGATATAGACCCTAGTGACTTCGTGCTTATCTTCGACAAAGAAGAACACCACGAGGTCTACCTCAAGTCCGAGTTTCTCCGGGATAATTGTGGCACTGAAGAATCCGGCGGTGCTAAGCAGCATCTATTAGAGGGTCAATAGGTTACGAGGACGATAAAAAGTATATATGCGTACGCGCGTGCAACTATGATTTTTCTAGTTTGGCGTGCGTGCGTATATAGGAATCTATCGTCCTTGTAACTATCTAAGGTTCTAGAATATCCTGCTTAGCACCGCCACATTTTCTGATTAAGGACACTGTACTCGGTGATATAAGGTTTCACTGGCACCACAAGGTCTACCTCAAGTCCGAGTTTCTCCGGGATAACTGTGGTACCGAAGAAACCGGCGTCGCACAACAGGATCTCTTAGAGGGTCAATAAGTTACAAGGACGATAAAAAGTATATATGCGTACGCGCGTGCAACTATGATTTTTCTAGTTTGGCGTGCGTGCGTATATAGGAATCTATCGTCCTTGTAACTCTCTAAGGGTCTAGGACATCAGGTTGTGCGGCGCCACATTTCCTGATTAAGGACATTGTACCCGGAAAACCATCTGGTACAATAGGATGAAATCTCACCCCCGGTTTCTTTCCAGGCAGATGCCAGGTAGCCGACGAATCACTATTCTCTCGAGCGAACTCCTCTCACCCGGACTCCACGAACTGGAGCTGGAGATCAGGCCTGACCTTGTAGCGTCCCGTATCTGTGTAAGGGCACAGCTAGAGCCCGAGCGGATGACAGTAAGAGGGGACGGGGAGTGGTGGTACTGCGTCGAGCGAGCGTGTCTGGTACCCCACGTGCTGAGCGTGCATATAGCAGAAAAATAATGGCAGCCCCTTCTGTCGTCTGTCTGGGGCTGCCGTGTTGTGCCATCTTTCTCTATGGCTGGTTGTTTGCTAATCCCTCGATGTCTTCTTCCCGGTAGCGTATCGAGCGAACACCTACCAATATGGGCTGGAGTTGTCCACGCTGCTCCATCCTCTTGAGTGTGGAGATGGATACTCCCAGTCGTTGAGAAGCATGCCTGCGAGTGATCAGCTTTGTTTTGTCTTTGTACATGTTTTGTGGTACTAGATAGCGAGCAGATTAAACCTTCAGTCTTCTACTGGTGCTCGTCGTCCAGTGTGAAGCATTCATAGCAGCACATAGGGGATCATGCAAATTATTTTGGAAACAATATTCATATTATGTTTCCATTTGAGATCGAGACAGATATGATCCGGCTGTCATGAGAGCTAGTAAAACAGACGAACAACATGCCTTGATAAAGTTGAGAGAGCTTCTGAAGTTGTCACAGCGTAATCTGGTAGCGGGGTTTTCAGGCCCCTATATCGGGTCGGTCGAGCGAGGAAGAGCGAAGGTTTCTAGAAAACTTTCCGAAGCTATACGGAAAGAGCATGGCGCATGGATTCAGCCCGGCTTTGATGTCACGGATGTGTATGAGGCTTTCGGGCCGGAGTGGGAGCAGGAGCAGCATGTAGTGAAGAAAATGTCCGAAGGTAAGGTATTGTTTACCGGCGATTACAAGTCTGGCGAGGACCTGAGGGCTGCACTGCAGAGGGAGGAGGAGGGGCTAGCAGGTAAGAAAAGTGTGCACGCCGTCCATGTGATGCCCGGCAAGCTCACCTTGAAGAGGTACAGCGAGGACTCCAAAGCCGAATACTTGAGCCATCGCATGCGCCACGAGGAAGATCCAAAGAGGCACAGACTTGAGAAACAAAAACTCAATGTGCTGGTGGAGATGTTGCTGGATATGTCTCCCGACTATGAAAGCGAGCTGAAGATGTACCGCAGCCTGTCGACAGCGATAGAGCAGGTCATAGCCAAGCATGATCTTAAAGACAAGGTGAAGGCGGCATACGAGGCTCGCATCCAGTCCTTGCTGGACCTCTTTCCCGGCTTTGAAGGCGCAAAGAAGGTTAATGTAATAGCGGTTACAAAGCTCATGCATAGGCAGAAAACTCCGATGGATACTCCTCCTAAGAGCGATAGCTTTATCGATGCTCTAGTAACTCCGCAGGACTTCGAGTTATTCAAGGACTGGTCCCGGGAGGCGATGGACAAGGAAACATGGCTAAGAATCTATGACGAGGCTTCAGAGGCTGCGAGAGGAGAGGACTAGAACTCTGGTACAATACGCTTTTTCTTGTCCACGTAGTAGCTCGAAGTGATCTGGATATTACTGTGTCTAAGGAATAGTGAAGCGGCGTGGATGCCGTGCTCAGCCGCGATCACTGATCCGACTTCCTTGCGCAGCTCATGGATTGGCTTCTTGGCGGTGACACCTTGCATCCTGAGCCAGTTTCTCAGGTGGTCGAGTGATTTGCGGCAGCGGTAACGGCGGTGCGTATCGTTGTTTGTAGGGGCTGATTCTGAGTCGATCACAAAAATACCAGAGGATTGTTTCTTGTACTCGGCTAATAAGGTTACTGTGCTATCGGACAAGTCGATGGCTCCCTCAGAATCATCAGATTTTGGCTGATGGTACGCGGTCGCCTGCACATGAAGTGTACAGGAGTCGAGATCGATGGAGGACCACAATAAGTGGTCGATTTCGCTTACCCGGAGACCGCAGCGTAGCGCGAGTTGCAGAATCAGATAGGCGTTCGGGTGAGATGTCCTAAGCTGTCTGTCGGCCAAGTCTAAGATGCGTCGCGCATCGATCTTGCTCCTGTATCGAGTCGTCCCGGCGTTAAGCTGTGAAAGTTCGGCGAAGGGGAGGGGCGTAGGTAGCTCTATCAGGTTTTCTAAAAGAGGGAGTAGCTTACGGCTGAACAAAGCCTTGCTGTTCCTGATACAGCTGTTGGCGGTGGTAATGGCGCTCTTCCTAGCTGAGGCATCTTGGGAGTGACGGCTGATGTAGTCTGCGCGCCAGGCGGATACGCGCTCAGGGGTGATGAGTGATAGCTCTACTTGGTCAACACTGGCTACCCATTTTTTGTGAGCAGGTCCATAAAAGCGTTTGGCGATGGAGAGTCCTTCTAGTTCCGATACGATGCGCCTGAAGGCCCTGACATAGGTGCTGATAGTTTCAGGACGTGCAGTACTCAGCCTGCTGGCGTGCTCTATCAGGTCTCCGACAGTTTTACCTTTGGTGCTGGTGTCCGGTGTCTGCTTGTCAGCCAGATCTGGACGGTGTGTCTCCAGGGCGTGTAACCAACCATAGTCCACGATGTCCTGATAGATGTCCCTGGCCTTGCGTGCAGCCAACTCTTTGTCGGGTGACTCAAGACTGAAGTATTCGCGCCTGCCCTTGTACGAGAAACGAACAGAATAGTTGGGGCATGATGCTCCGCGTGCCTTGGGTTTGTATATCTTCTCCTTCCAGTACGCGATGCTCGTCTTCGATTGTGTGGCCGGGCGGCGGACTGGGGCCGGGTCGCTGATCTGCTTGCCATTTGCTTGCCACTTTTGAAGGGTCTGGTGTGGTATTTTCTGCATACCCCTGACTACACCCGGTGATCATGATTGGTAGTAAAATGTATTGTGCTACAAGGGGTTGTGGGTTCTTGTGAGGTCGTGGGTGATCATGCGAGATCTGGTAACAGTGTAGACTGTAAATCTGCTCACGAAAGTGTACACTGGTTCGAATCCAGTCCTGCCCACCACCTTTCAAAAAAGGACTCATGAGTTGCTCATGAGTCCTTTTTTGTTGTCCCACCCAGTCCAGGCTGTGAGCAGCTCTCGGCGGCGGAGTCTTTCATTGAGTGTATCACTACTGGTCCAAATACCGTCGTGTAATGATTTTGAAGGATGAGGGAATAAAGCTGGGGCGCATTTCTCTCATTGTATGTAGGCAGAATTCTGTTTGCTCTAACGACTATGTTGCTGATTTCAAAACTGCT
Above is a genomic segment from Rubritalea squalenifaciens DSM 18772 containing:
- a CDS encoding leucine-rich repeat domain-containing protein; protein product: MTHPASHSLRSAATFLLCAWVAILAMAPACIRAGTIGPLTYELVDDTSVTITLCERNVSGPVTIPADIEGLPVTTIGYQAFDRCTQLTSVIIPEGVTTIGITAFSNCPALTGVELPSTVETIGLGAFSNCTLLDNVILPQNLTSLGTSAFSGCTSLSSIAIPSGITTIPESLFRGCSSLSSVSLPAGLDVIENQAFQHCSSLTSITLPDSLASIGLESFRGCTLLETLTLPSGLSSLATAAFAGCPNLQSIVLEPGNTSYTSVDGVIYTADMKKLVVAPGGLASLGNFTVPAGVTTISDHSFSSCTHLTGITIPGSVSYLGEFAFDSCDSLASITIPSSVTEILTGCFRDCSSLVAISLPSSISSLEPSAFTNCSSLLSIQTDPANNTYTSVDGVLFSKDATTLVRYPPGRPGHYNVPPGVLYIGSDSFVTSHKLTSIAFPGGLQGVLYGAFQLCEGLTSIELPEGVQTVGAYAFSKCFLLTTVYLPDTVTTLGYATFQDCWSLETVHLSEGITAIQDRTFEWCQNLQHIVIPGGVETLGSYAFKLCSSLKSVVLPASVTCIEFLTFDGCRNLESAYFLGNAPEAYGTQVFFTAYSPGFTIYYLSGNTGFDVEPWTQSPGYPDAPGTVMYNQVEIDQSTYPAASWLLQHRVDYTSSLNSDTNGDGVTLLMEYALQLNPNTSNRNNLPGIELAETTAGLTFRGDTPGITYEVWTSTNLTDWTQDGVTLSPPGEDGIRTATIERSGRNRAFLQLRVSE
- a CDS encoding helix-turn-helix transcriptional regulator yields the protein MYKDKTKLITRRHASQRLGVSISTLKRMEQRGQLQPILVGVRSIRYREEDIEGLANNQP
- a CDS encoding site-specific integrase produces the protein MQKIPHQTLQKWQANGKQISDPAPVRRPATQSKTSIAYWKEKIYKPKARGASCPNYSVRFSYKGRREYFSLESPDKELAARKARDIYQDIVDYGWLHALETHRPDLADKQTPDTSTKGKTVGDLIEHASRLSTARPETISTYVRAFRRIVSELEGLSIAKRFYGPAHKKWVASVDQVELSLITPERVSAWRADYISRHSQDASARKSAITTANSCIRNSKALFSRKLLPLLENLIELPTPLPFAELSQLNAGTTRYRSKIDARRILDLADRQLRTSHPNAYLILQLALRCGLRVSEIDHLLWSSIDLDSCTLHVQATAYHQPKSDDSEGAIDLSDSTVTLLAEYKKQSSGIFVIDSESAPTNNDTHRRYRCRKSLDHLRNWLRMQGVTAKKPIHELRKEVGSVIAAEHGIHAASLFLRHSNIQITSSYYVDKKKRIVPEF